AGCCCCTGAACCTGCGCCTCGTCCAGCAGGTCGGCCTGCACCGCCGCGGCGCGGCGGCCCATCGCCTCGATCTCGGCCACCACCGCCTGCGCCGCATCGCCGGAACTGCTGAAATGCACCGCCACGTCGAAGCCGCGTTCGGCCAGAAACAACGCCATCGCGCGGCCCAGCCGCTTGCCTGCGCCCGTCACCAGCGCCCGTTTCACCATGTCCGCCATTCCCGCCTCCGTCAGCTCAGCACGACGGCAACATAGCCCAGATACAGCGCAGACAAGATCACGCCCCAGACCCGGTTCAGATCCTGCCGCAGGAAGACGAAGGGCAGCATCAGCAGCGACGCCGCCAGCATGACCCAAAGATCGAATTCCAGAAAGGACGACGCCACCGGCATCGGCGCGATCAGCGACGCGACCCCGATGATGGCCAGCAGGTTGAACATGTTCGACCCGATCACGTTGCCCAGGGCCACGTCGGCCTGACGCCGGATCGCCGCCATGACCGTCGTGGCCAGTTCCGGCAGCGACGTGCCGAGCGCCACCAGCGTCAGCCCGATCACCTCGTCCGACACGCCATACATGCGGGCGATCTCGCTGGCGCTGTCGACCAGCAGGTCGGCGCCCAACGGCAAACCGATCAGTCCCAACGCAAGGTAAAGCGCGATCTTCCAGGTCGCCATGTCCGGGTCGGCGCCCTCGGGGTCTTCCAGGTCTTCTTCCAGGTCGCCCGCCCGCTTGTGGGCCAGCGCATCGCGCAGGTTGTCACCCAGGATCAGGCCAAGCGTCACAAGCAGGACAATGCCCGCGATCCAGTCGAACACGCCGCGAAAGGCCAGCGCGATGAACAGCACCGAGGCCGCCAGCATCACCACATAGCTCTTGCGGCTGTCGCAATGGCTGGTGTGCATCACCGCGATCAGCGCCGGGATGCCCAAGACAAGCAGCACGTTGGCGGTGTTCGACCCCACCACGTTGCCCACCGCGATCCCCGGCACGCCTTCCAGCGCGGCCTGGATCGAGATCAGCAGTTCCGGCGCCGAAGTGCCGAAGGCGACGATGGTCAGGCTCACGATCAGCGCCGGGATGCCCACCCGCAGCGCCAGGTTGACCGCGCCCTTGACCAGCGCATCGCCGGCCAGCAGCAGGATCACCAGGCCCAGGGCAGCATAGGCAAAGACCATCGCTCAGGCCTTCCCATCGCAATCGCACGGGCCCTTGCCGATGCGGAACCGGCCGCATTTGGGACAGCGCGTGCCGACATGCCGGGCGTTTTTCGGCAGCAGCAACCGCAGCTTGCCGAACATGGCCAGCACCGCGATGAAGACCAGAAACAGAGCGACGATCTTGCTCAGCACGTCACAGCCCGAACCGCGCGTATTCCGCGCGTTCCTCGATTTCGGCCAACCCGTCGCGCACCAGCGCCGCACCGATCCGCGGCAGCCAGGGTCGGCGCTGGTCGTAGCGGCGCAGCCTCACCTTGTCGCCGAAGCGGTCCTTCAGCACCGCGTCGATCTGGCCGATCCCGTCCGCCAATCCGACCTCGACCGCCGATTGCCCGATCCACACCTCGCCGGTGAACAGGTCCGGATCGTCGGCCAGCCTGGGGCCGCGGCGCGCCTTGATCTGGGCGATGAAATTTTCGTGCAACTGTCCCAGCAAGCGGTTCAGCCGCGCCACGTCTTCTTCCTTTTCGGGACGGAACGGGTCGAGCATCGACTTGGATTTTCCGGCGGTGTGCACCCGCCGCTCGATTCCCTGGCGCTGCAGGAAGACATGCGCGCCGAACCCGGCCGAGATCACGCCGATCGAGCCCAGGATCGAACTGGCATCGGCGAAAACCTCGTCCGCGCTGGACGCCAGCCAGTACCCGCCCGAAGCCGCCACATCCTCGACGAAAGCCAGCACCGGCACGCCGGTTTCCTCGGACAGACGGCGTATCCGCCCCCCGATGAGCGAGGATTGCACCGGCGATCCGCCGGGCGAATTGATCTCCAGCGCCACGGCCTTCGGCTTGCCCTTGCGGAACGCCCGCTCAAGCAGAGGCGCCACGCTGCGGTCGCTCAGACCGCCCCGGCCCGCCATGCCGATGGCCCCCTGCAGGCGCACGACCGACACGACCGGACCGGCCGACAAGAAGGGGATCCATCGTTTCATGCTGCGCCATGTAGAATGTGCGCCCGCGACAAACAAGGCGTGCCCGGAAAGAACCGGCCCCTGTGCCATTCCCACCGCATCGCTTCGCCTGGCCCGGAATATCCCGGAAGAGGTCCGGGCAGGGCCGGTCCACCCCGGTCTGCGCGAGCGCAGAAAGGGATGATGCGCGCCGCAGGCGCTCCGCCGCGGCGACACGGCACGGTCAAAAGAAACTCTGCGGGTCTATGTCGATGGCCAGCCGCAGATCGCCCTTCAGGCGCAGCGGCGCAACCCATTCGGCCAGCGCCGGCTGCAGCGCCACGCCCCGGGGGGCCTTGACCAGCAGCCGCACCCGGTGCCGACCGCGCACCCGCGCCACCGGCGCCGCGGCAGGGCCGAAGACCTGCGCGCCGGCCCGCCGCAGCGCGCCGTCGTTGCGCGCCAGCGTATTGCCCAGGTCGAACACCTGCCCGACATCGCCGCCCGACAAGATGATCCCCGCCAGCCGGCCATAGGGCGGCATGCCCGCCGCCAGCCGCTCTCCCGCCTCGGCGCGCCAGAACGCCTCCTCGTCGCCCGACAGGATAGCCCGGATCACCGGGTGTTCGGGCTGGTAGGTCTGCAACAGCGCCAGCCCGGGCTTTTCGGCCCGGCCCGCGCGCCCCGCCACCTGCCGCATCAGCTGGAACGTCCGCTCTGCGGCGCGCAGGTCCGATCCCTGCAACCCCAGATCCGCGTCGATCACCCCCACCAGGGTCAGCAATGGAAAGTTGTGCCCCTTGGCCACCAGCTGCGTACCGATCACGATATCCGCGCCGCCCGCCGCGATCGCCTCGATCTCGGCCTTCAATTGCCGCGCGGTGCCGTACATGTCCGACGACAGCACCGCGATTCGCGCCTCAGGAAACAACGCGCGCGCCTCCTCGGCCAGGCGTTCCACGCCCGGGCCCACGGCGGCCAGCCGGTCTTCGGCGTCGCAGGCGGGGCAGCGCTCGGGGATGGGCTTGCTCTCGCCGCACTGGTGGCAGACCAGGCGCTTCAGGAACCGGTGCTCGACCATCCGTGCATCGCATTGGTCGCAGCCCACCTGGTGCCCGCAGGCCCGGCACAGCGTCACCGGCGCATAGCCGCGGCGGTTGAGGAACAGCAGCGCCTGTTCGCCCGCCGCGATCCGCGTCTCGACCGCGCGGGCCAGCGTGGCCGAGATCCAGCGATCCGACGGCAGATCCTCGCCGCGCATGTCCAGGCTGCGCATCTCGGGCATCACCGCCGGTCCGAACCGCGCGGTCAGGTCCAGCCGCTCGTACTTGCCCGCGTCGGCATTGGCCCAGCTCTCCAGCGACGGCGTGGCCGAAGCCAGCACCACCCGCGCCCCGTTCAGCGAGGCCCGCAGCACCGCCATGTCGCGGGCGTTGTACAAGACCCCGTCCTCCTGCTTGTAGGACGGGTCGTGTTCCTCGTCGACGACGATCAGCCCCAGCCGCTGGAACGGCAGGAACAGCGCCGAACGCGCGCCGACGACCAGCTGCGCCTGACCTTCGGCCACCATTTTCCAGGTCCGCCGCCGCTCGGTCATGGTGACGCCGGAATGCCATTCCGCCGGCCGCGCGCCAAAGCGCGCCTCGACCCGGGTCAGGAATTCCGCGGTCAGAGCGATTTCGGGCAGCAGCACCAGCGCCTGCCGGCCCATCCGCAACGCCTCGGCCACCGCCTCCAGATAAACCTCGGTCTTGCCCGAGCCGGTCACCCCCTTCAGCAGGACAGTGCCGTAATCCCCGCTGCGGCTGCCCGCGCGCAACCGCGCCGCCGCCGCCGCCTGGTCGTCGGTCAGCGCCTTGCCGGGCAGGTCGGGGTCAAGACGCGGAAAGGCCGTGTCGCGGGGGCTGTCCTCCTCGCGGATGGCGCCGGTCTTGACCAACCCCTTCACGACCGACGGCGTCACCCCCGCCGCCTCGGCCAGCTCGCCCAGGGTCAGCGCCAGCCCGCCCATCTCGCGCGCCGCGTCCAGCACCCGGGTCCGCGCCTCGGTCATCCGCAGCGGCTGGCCCTCGCCCAGCCGGTAGACCTTGCGCATCGACGGCGGATCGCCCAGCCCCGGGACACGGGTCGCCAGCCGCAGCATCGCCGGCATCGGCGTCAGCGTATAGGCCCCGGCGCGCTCCAGGAACGCGCGCATCTCCGGTGTCATCGGCGGCGCATCCAGCACCCGGATCACCGGGCGCAGCCGGGCGGCGTCGAAATCGCCTTCGCCCGGCCCCCAGACCACACCGGTCACCTTGCGCGGACCCAGAGGCACCTCGACGAAGGCGCCAAGTCGGCAGCCGCCCTCGGGCGCGCGGTAATCCAGCACCCGGCCCAACGGCTGCGTGGTCAGCACGCCGACCCGCGCGTCCTCCTCGAAGAACTCCTGCATCGTCCCCTTTGGTGTTAGCGCAAACTGAACGGGGCTTCCGGCGCCCTGCCTTCTGGGGTATGACACCCGCAACCGATAGCCAAGCCGGGAGCGCGTGAGCCCATGAAATTCTTCGTAGACACCGCAGAAATCGACGCCATCGCCGAGTTGAACGCCCTCGGCATGGTCGATGGCGTCACCACCAACCCCTCGCTGATCAAGAAATCCGGCCGCGACATCCTCGAGGTCACGAAAGAGATCTGCGACCTCGTCGACGGCCCGGTCTCTGCCGAGGTCGTCGCGCTCGACGCCGACGCGATGATCGCCGAGGGCCGCAAACTGGCCGCCATCGCCGAGAACATCGCCGTCAAGGTGCCGCTGACCTGGGACGGGCTGAAGGCCTGCAAGGTTCTGTCCGGCGAAGGCAAGATGGTCAATGTCACGCTGTGCTTCACCGCCAACCAGGCCCTGCTGGCGGCCAAGGCCGGCGCCACCTTCATCTCGCCCTTCATCGGGCGACTGGACGATCTGAACATGGACGGGCTCGACCTGATCGCCGATATCCGCCAGATCTATGACAATTACGGCTTCGAAACCCAGGTGCTGGCCGCCTCGATCCGGTCGGCCAACCACATGTCGGAATGCGCCAAGATCGGCGCCGACGTGGCCACCGCGCCGCCGGGTGTCATCAAGGCGATGGCCAACCACGTGCTGACCGACAAGGGCCTCGCGCAATTCGTCGAGGACGCCAAGGCCGCCGGCATCAAGATCGTCTGAGAGGTCTGCGAGGGGCCAGCCCCTCGCGCTCCCCGGCGTATTGGGAAAAGAGAAGAACAGGGGTCTTGGCGCGCCGCCGTGTCCCTTCTTCTCTTTGAAAAATACGCCTGCGACCCACCTGTCGGACCGCGCTTCGCTGGTCAGGCGCGCGATTGTAGGGCGGGGTTTACCCCGCCATCCCGTCACACGTTCGGTTCGCCCTGCAATCCCATCAGCTTGCGGAACCCGGTCCAGATCGCCGGCAGGCGCGGCGGCTCCTGCATTCCGGCGAGCGCCTCGTCGGCCCAACGCGGCATGGCGCGCGTCGCGAAATCGCGGCCCCAGTCCAGGTAGTCCGCCGCGAATTCCGGCCGCAGCCGGCAGGCCGACCCCACCAGGCCCACCAGCGTTTCGGGCGCCGAATACCATTCGTCCTGGATCGCCGTCACGCGCCACCGGATCAGCGGCCCGACCAGCCGCATCAGCCGCTTGTCCGAGAACTGCAGCAGCATCCGGCCCATTTCATCGCGCGAATAGTGGATCAGCGGCGGAAAGGTGTCGAAGAACACCGCGCGGCCATCGACGATGGCGAAGTTGCGGATCGACGGGTGAAAGCCGATGCGCGTCTCGATCCGGTCGGCATGGTTCCAGAAGGTGGCGATCACCTCGCCCGCGGCCTGCATCATCGCCAGCGTCTCGTCGCGGGTCCCGCGTTGCATCAACGGTCGCATCAGCGCCGTCTCGGGCAGCGCCTGCTGCACGATCACCGGCACGCGCCCGCCCGCCCGCGGCAAGAGCACGAATTCGGTCTGGGGCAGCGGCACGCCGGTGCGGCGCAGGGCGTCGGCATAATCGTCGTGGCAGCGCGCCAGCCGGTCCAGCGCCGCGCCGTCGGGCAGGCCGCGATAGACCTTGATCACCTTGTCGGCGAAAGGGCCGTCGGTGGGCCGGAACGGCGCGCAGAAATACCCCAGGCGCGACACCGGTTCGCCGGTATGGGATTCGATGGTTTCGGCTAGTGCCGTCAGATCGGTCATGCCCCGCTTTACCGCGTCGACAGGACCGCCGCCACCTCTGCCGTGAGGGCATCGATCTCGGCACGGGCCGGGCTCTTGGGCCCTTCCGCCGCGCTTTGCCCATGCCCCAGCGCCTCGGCATAGCGCACGCGGTTGGCGAATTGCGCCTCGGCCACCCGGGCGCTCAGCTTGGCCGCCGCCTGCGCCACATCCGCGGCCAGCCGCGTGCCGGCACGGGCGCGGTTCAGCACCACCAGCGCCTCCTTGTCCTCGCGCCGGGCCAGGTCCAGCACGCCTTCGGTGGCCCAGAGATCGACATGGCTCATCGACACCGGAACCAGCACCAGGTCGGCCACCCGCAACGCCGGGCGCAAGTCGCTGTCGGCCTTGGGCGGCGTGTCGATGATGACGATGTCGTGGCTGGCGGTGTATTTGCGGCACTCGAACGGGATGCCCCAGGCCGAGGACGTGGTGAAATCCAGCCCCTCGACCGGGCCGGATTCCTCGTCCACGCGGGTCATGAACCAGCGCCCGAGGCTGCCCTGCGGGTCGATATCGACCAGCGCCACGCTTTTGCCCTGCCGCAGAAAACCCACGGCCAGGTTGGCCGTCAGCGTCGTCTTGCCGCTGCCGCCCTTCTGCTGCGCCACCGTGATGATGTGCCCGGCCATGTCGCGAATCCCGTTCCTGCCACGCGTCACTTTGCACCTGCAGCATCGCGGTGTCACCCCGCCAAAGCGGGACTTAACCGCGCATTAACCATCTCGCCCGAGGATTCCGGCGGAAAGGAGCGCAGATGCGCCTGCTGCTGGTGATCGTCGCCTGGATGTTCTGCGCCGCCGAGCTTTGGGCCGGCGCCTGGCCGCAGCCTGCCGGCAGCGGCTTTTCCAGCACTTCGGTCGAACTCGGCTGGCCCCGCGACCGCGCGGCGCGCGACCCGGCCCGGCCGAACGGCCGTTACACCAGCCTGTTCTTCGAATACGGCGTGACCGACCGGCTGACGCTGGGCCTCGACCTGGGCCGCGACCTGGCGGGCCGGACCAAGGCCGTGGCTTTCGCGCGGCTTCCGCTGCGCCGGGCCGATACCGGGCCGCGCGTCGCTGTCGAAATGGGGCTCGGCAAGGTCGGTGACGATGCGGTGCTGCGCACTGGGCTGTCGCTGGGCTACGGGTTGGCGAACGGCTGGCTGGCCGCCGACCTGCTGGCCGATATCGGCCGCAACGGGTTGGGCAGCGAGGCCAAGCTCGACCTGACCTGGGGCCGCAACCTGGCGCATGACCGCAAGCTGATGCTGCAGTTGCACGCCGCGAAACCGGCCCTTGGCGATGCCACGCTGCGCGTCGCGCCGTCACTGGTCACGCCGCTTGGCGGGTCGCTGATGCTGCAGACCGGTCTGGTCTACGGGCTGTCGGGCGACGAGACCGCCGGGATCCGGCTGGGGATCTGGGCAAAGTTCTAGTGGCCCGCGCGCGAACCGGCTATGACCGCGCCATGCCTTCGCCGATCCGCCCCACCGATGACGACGCCCGCTCGCTGGCCCGCGCCCTGATCGCCGAGGCCCGCTTTGCCGCGCTCGGCGTCACCGACCCCGCGACCGGAATGCCGCTGGTCAGCCGAATCGCCTGCGTTCCCGGCCCCGACGGGTTGCCGCTGGCGCTGGTGTCGGATCTCAGCGCGCACACCGCCGCGCTCAAGGCCGATCCGGCCTGCTGCCTGTTGCTGGGCGAACCGGGGCCCAGGGGCGATCCGCTGACCCATCCCCGTCTCAGCCTGCAGGGCCGCGCGCGCTTTGTCCGGCATGGCGATGCCGACCATCCCGGGCTGGCCGCGCATTACCTGGCGCGCCAACCCAAGGCCAAGCTGTATATCGGCTTCGGGGATTTCGCGCTGATGCGGATCGACCCGACCGGCGCGCATCTCAACGGCGGCTTCGGCAAGGCGTTTGTCCTCGCGCCCGACGATCTGCGGGCATGAAAAAACCGGCCCCGCAGGGCCGGCTTGCGCGTGATCGAGGCCGCTCAGCCGTCCATCCGCACCTTCAACGTGACATCGCCCAGCATGTCTTCGGGCCAGATCACGTGCACCCGGTCCTGGTTCGATCCCTTGCCGGTCTCGACATAGGGCATGGCGTTGTTCGTGGTGTTGTTCGACCGCCGCGGCCGCGACCGCGTGACCAGGCTTTCCACCTCGATCGTGCGGCCGTTGAACGGCAGCCGGTTGTCGGTGTCGATGTCCCAGATCTGGCTGTGGGTGTTCTGCGAATGCTTGATCAGCAGCGGGTTCTCGGCGCCGCTTTCGATGTTGTGATAGGTGTTGCCGGTGAAGAACACGTCGCGCATCCGCCCCAGGTCCAGCGGCGCGAACGAGGTGTCGACGCGGTCCACCCGGTCGATCACGCCGCCCACCATGCGGAAGGTGTTGCCCGACACGTTCATCCCGTTGATGAAATGCCCGGTGCCATAAGGCTTGATGACGATAAAGCCGAACCAGGGCGCGACATAGGATGCCAGGCACACGTTGTTGGTGATCGACAATCCGGCAAAGCCGAAGCCGCCGGTATAGTCCGGCTCGGGTTCGCGTTCGTTGGTCCACTCGATATGGCAATTGTCGATGTAGTTGCCGCTGATCTGCGTGTTGCAGGCCCGCGACGTGATGACGATGCCGGCGCTGCGGATGCCGTTGGCATTGTCGTCGCCCTGAAAGAAATGGTTGCCGATGATCATCGACTGCCCACCGGACACCACCGCGAAATGCCGGAACTGCGAGGCCCGGTTGTTGCGGATCTTGGCGTCGTTGGCATTGGTGTTCAGCGCCACCGACACCCGGTTCTGGGTCAGGATGCCACCCTCGCGGCTGAGGAACTGGTTGTCGTCGATGAAGATGCCCTGGCAACCATCCCCGCAGGAACTGATGCCGCGGTGACCGGGCCGGTTGAACACGCAATGGCGCACCACGTTCACCGTGCCCAGCGGCGCCAGCATGATGCCGCTGGCGCGGTCGTTGCACTGGAACTCCACATCCTCGATCTCGAACTTGTCCAGCCGCGAGAAGCCCGAGAAATCCAGCAGGTACTTGAACCGGGTAAAGGTGTAGGTCTGCGTGCCCACCGCGTCCGACAGCGGCTGCGACAGCGTCACTTCCTGGGCGTTGACGTTGACCGCCCGGACATAGACCTCGCGGCCGACGCCCGCGCCTTCGACCAGGCTGCCCAGCTTGATATTGGCGATGTTGGCCACGTTGGTCAGCCGCCACTGGTTGCTGGCGCTGTAGGTCGCCAGGCTGGTCACCTGCTCGGGGTCCCAGTTGCCGCTGTCCTCGGCGCGCAGCTGGCCGTTGCGCAGCACCCGTCGCTGGGCATAGCTCTGGCGGTTCGGCACCGCGGCCTGCACGTCCACCGGCGTGCCGATCGACACCCGCCGCCCGGACAGGTCCAGGCTTTCATGGTCGGCGTTGTTCATCAGCGATTGCAGCGCCTTGCGCAATGCCAACTCCTCGTCGCCGCCGAAGGCATCGATATAGGTCGCCAGTTCGAAATCCTTGGTGGGCGACAGGATCGCGTCGACCGGCATGCTGACCGTGCCCTCGAACAGCACGCGGTTCTCGAAGGTCACCGACGAGCCCAGGTAATAGCTGCCCTTCGACACCAGCACCCGGCGGCCGTTGGCGGCGGCATCGGCGGCCTCGAACGCGGCGCTGTCATCGGTGCTGCCGTCGCCCACGGCGCCGAAATCGCGCACGTCGACCCAGTTCATCATGTCGCGGTGGAAGGCGGCGGTGACATCGGTGATGCGGATGTCGTCGATGCGCACGACGCCGCCATTGGGGCCGGTCAGGTCCAGACCGAAATGGCCATAGACGGGCTCGGTGCCCCAGACCATGTCGACGCCGCCGCGCTGGCCGGTGCCGACGATGGCGCTGATCTCGACCACGCTGCCATAGCCGGTCAAGGCGACGCTGGTCCCGGTGGTGGTCAGCCCGCTCACCGCGCTGCCATTGGCGCGTCCCGCCCAGCCGGCGATGCGCACGCTGGGCAGCGCGCCCGCCACCGCCTTGATGCGCGCGGTGATCTGCAGATAACAGCCCGGCAGGATCGGCGTCTGACCCATGTAGCGCAGCTTTTGCGTGCCGTCGGTCTTCTGGATTTCCAGGCAGCCGCCGAAATCCTGGTCCGCCGGCACGAAGGCCGCGGTGGCAAGACCGGCATAGGTGCCCGACCCCGGTATGCCGTCGCCGCGGGACCATTGCCCCAGGTTCCCGGCCGCGAAGGCCGGGGGCATGAAGACCACGCCGTCGGTGATTGCCTTGTTCATCGCCATCCCTTTCCTGATGCTGGGGCCTGCGCCCGATCGCGAAAGGAATAAGAGACGGCCTGTTAACGAGGCCCGAGACCAGCGTTCGCTGGGTGTTGCGCGCGGCTCAGGCCGACACGTCCGGCTGCGGCAGGATCTGGACCCCGGAAATCCGCCAGTCGCCGCCTTGCATGACCATCCGGTAATCCAGCACGTGGGTCTCGCCGTCGGCATCCACCACGATGACCTTCTGCCACAGCGCCCCGCCGATCTCGCGCAGGTCGCCGAACCGCACGTCGCCGGGCCGCCAGACCATCGGATAGCCCTGCCGCACCATCGCCCCGAACCGCTCGGGCGAACCGAACAGCATCTGGATCGACGGGCTGGCAAAGGTGAAGGCGGTGGCGAAATCGTCCTTCAGGAAGGCGTCGATCTGGCTCTGGATCGTCGCTTCGATCCCCGGCTCGGGCGGCAGCGCCTGTTGCGCGTGGGCCGCCTGCATCCAGACCGCGCCGCCCAGCAGCAGCGCCATCGTCATTCCCAGAAATCCTTGCCGCATGGCCGGTCCTCCTCTGACACCGATCAAAGGTAAGACACGCACGCACCGCGTCAAA
This sequence is a window from Thalassococcus arenae. Protein-coding genes within it:
- a CDS encoding S49 family peptidase; the encoded protein is MKRWIPFLSAGPVVSVVRLQGAIGMAGRGGLSDRSVAPLLERAFRKGKPKAVALEINSPGGSPVQSSLIGGRIRRLSEETGVPVLAFVEDVAASGGYWLASSADEVFADASSILGSIGVISAGFGAHVFLQRQGIERRVHTAGKSKSMLDPFRPEKEEDVARLNRLLGQLHENFIAQIKARRGPRLADDPDLFTGEVWIGQSAVEVGLADGIGQIDAVLKDRFGDKVRLRRYDQRRPWLPRIGAALVRDGLAEIEERAEYARFGL
- a CDS encoding DUF4864 domain-containing protein; the protein is MRQGFLGMTMALLLGGAVWMQAAHAQQALPPEPGIEATIQSQIDAFLKDDFATAFTFASPSIQMLFGSPERFGAMVRQGYPMVWRPGDVRFGDLREIGGALWQKVIVVDADGETHVLDYRMVMQGGDWRISGVQILPQPDVSA
- a CDS encoding calcium/sodium antiporter → MVFAYAALGLVILLLAGDALVKGAVNLALRVGIPALIVSLTIVAFGTSAPELLISIQAALEGVPGIAVGNVVGSNTANVLLVLGIPALIAVMHTSHCDSRKSYVVMLAASVLFIALAFRGVFDWIAGIVLLVTLGLILGDNLRDALAHKRAGDLEEDLEDPEGADPDMATWKIALYLALGLIGLPLGADLLVDSASEIARMYGVSDEVIGLTLVALGTSLPELATTVMAAIRRQADVALGNVIGSNMFNLLAIIGVASLIAPMPVASSFLEFDLWVMLAASLLMLPFVFLRQDLNRVWGVILSALYLGYVAVVLS
- a CDS encoding HugZ family protein — its product is MPSPIRPTDDDARSLARALIAEARFAALGVTDPATGMPLVSRIACVPGPDGLPLALVSDLSAHTAALKADPACCLLLGEPGPRGDPLTHPRLSLQGRARFVRHGDADHPGLAAHYLARQPKAKLYIGFGDFALMRIDPTGAHLNGGFGKAFVLAPDDLRA
- a CDS encoding DUF6206 family protein, encoding MTDLTALAETIESHTGEPVSRLGYFCAPFRPTDGPFADKVIKVYRGLPDGAALDRLARCHDDYADALRRTGVPLPQTEFVLLPRAGGRVPVIVQQALPETALMRPLMQRGTRDETLAMMQAAGEVIATFWNHADRIETRIGFHPSIRNFAIVDGRAVFFDTFPPLIHYSRDEMGRMLLQFSDKRLMRLVGPLIRWRVTAIQDEWYSAPETLVGLVGSACRLRPEFAADYLDWGRDFATRAMPRWADEALAGMQEPPRLPAIWTGFRKLMGLQGEPNV
- a CDS encoding primosomal protein N', translated to MQEFFEEDARVGVLTTQPLGRVLDYRAPEGGCRLGAFVEVPLGPRKVTGVVWGPGEGDFDAARLRPVIRVLDAPPMTPEMRAFLERAGAYTLTPMPAMLRLATRVPGLGDPPSMRKVYRLGEGQPLRMTEARTRVLDAAREMGGLALTLGELAEAAGVTPSVVKGLVKTGAIREEDSPRDTAFPRLDPDLPGKALTDDQAAAAARLRAGSRSGDYGTVLLKGVTGSGKTEVYLEAVAEALRMGRQALVLLPEIALTAEFLTRVEARFGARPAEWHSGVTMTERRRTWKMVAEGQAQLVVGARSALFLPFQRLGLIVVDEEHDPSYKQEDGVLYNARDMAVLRASLNGARVVLASATPSLESWANADAGKYERLDLTARFGPAVMPEMRSLDMRGEDLPSDRWISATLARAVETRIAAGEQALLFLNRRGYAPVTLCRACGHQVGCDQCDARMVEHRFLKRLVCHQCGESKPIPERCPACDAEDRLAAVGPGVERLAEEARALFPEARIAVLSSDMYGTARQLKAEIEAIAAGGADIVIGTQLVAKGHNFPLLTLVGVIDADLGLQGSDLRAAERTFQLMRQVAGRAGRAEKPGLALLQTYQPEHPVIRAILSGDEEAFWRAEAGERLAAGMPPYGRLAGIILSGGDVGQVFDLGNTLARNDGALRRAGAQVFGPAAAPVARVRGRHRVRLLVKAPRGVALQPALAEWVAPLRLKGDLRLAIDIDPQSFF
- a CDS encoding glycosyl hydrolase family 28-related protein, with the translated sequence MNKAITDGVVFMPPAFAAGNLGQWSRGDGIPGSGTYAGLATAAFVPADQDFGGCLEIQKTDGTQKLRYMGQTPILPGCYLQITARIKAVAGALPSVRIAGWAGRANGSAVSGLTTTGTSVALTGYGSVVEISAIVGTGQRGGVDMVWGTEPVYGHFGLDLTGPNGGVVRIDDIRITDVTAAFHRDMMNWVDVRDFGAVGDGSTDDSAAFEAADAAANGRRVLVSKGSYYLGSSVTFENRVLFEGTVSMPVDAILSPTKDFELATYIDAFGGDEELALRKALQSLMNNADHESLDLSGRRVSIGTPVDVQAAVPNRQSYAQRRVLRNGQLRAEDSGNWDPEQVTSLATYSASNQWRLTNVANIANIKLGSLVEGAGVGREVYVRAVNVNAQEVTLSQPLSDAVGTQTYTFTRFKYLLDFSGFSRLDKFEIEDVEFQCNDRASGIMLAPLGTVNVVRHCVFNRPGHRGISSCGDGCQGIFIDDNQFLSREGGILTQNRVSVALNTNANDAKIRNNRASQFRHFAVVSGGQSMIIGNHFFQGDDNANGIRSAGIVITSRACNTQISGNYIDNCHIEWTNEREPEPDYTGGFGFAGLSITNNVCLASYVAPWFGFIVIKPYGTGHFINGMNVSGNTFRMVGGVIDRVDRVDTSFAPLDLGRMRDVFFTGNTYHNIESGAENPLLIKHSQNTHSQIWDIDTDNRLPFNGRTIEVESLVTRSRPRRSNNTTNNAMPYVETGKGSNQDRVHVIWPEDMLGDVTLKVRMDG
- the parA gene encoding ParA family partition ATPase, which translates into the protein MAGHIITVAQQKGGSGKTTLTANLAVGFLRQGKSVALVDIDPQGSLGRWFMTRVDEESGPVEGLDFTTSSAWGIPFECRKYTASHDIVIIDTPPKADSDLRPALRVADLVLVPVSMSHVDLWATEGVLDLARREDKEALVVLNRARAGTRLAADVAQAAAKLSARVAEAQFANRVRYAEALGHGQSAAEGPKSPARAEIDALTAEVAAVLSTR
- the fsa gene encoding fructose-6-phosphate aldolase, which gives rise to MKFFVDTAEIDAIAELNALGMVDGVTTNPSLIKKSGRDILEVTKEICDLVDGPVSAEVVALDADAMIAEGRKLAAIAENIAVKVPLTWDGLKACKVLSGEGKMVNVTLCFTANQALLAAKAGATFISPFIGRLDDLNMDGLDLIADIRQIYDNYGFETQVLAASIRSANHMSECAKIGADVATAPPGVIKAMANHVLTDKGLAQFVEDAKAAGIKIV